The following are encoded together in the Thermus sp. LT1-2-5 genome:
- a CDS encoding nitrate/sulfonate/bicarbonate ABC transporter ATP-binding protein, with translation MLLVAKGIAKAYQTGEKPFKVLEGVDLEVREGEIVALLGRSGGGKSTLLRILAGLIPPDAGEVRFLGRPVRGPVEGVAMVFQTFALFPWLSVLENVALGLEARGVPREERLQRAREAIALIGLKGFEEALPKELSGGMKQRVGFARALVVEPLVLLLDEAFSALDPLTAEGLRGDLLDLWLAGRLSTRAVVLVTHNIEEAVALADRALVLQGSPARVGRAIPIRLPYPRDPGDPPFRALVEEIYQVLTEREVVERHLEEELLRLPEAPVERLSSLAEAMAAHGGRVDLPLLAEEEGLEVDELFPLVEALELLGFARIERGDVELDPAGRAWAEATPKERQVMFAEHLLRRVPLMARLHRALQERKEIPEERVLEWLREHLPEPEARRVLGVIREWGRFAGLLGYDDRARVLFLPEGEAARPNPG, from the coding sequence ATGCTGCTCGTGGCCAAGGGGATCGCCAAGGCGTACCAGACCGGGGAGAAGCCCTTCAAGGTCCTGGAGGGGGTGGACCTGGAGGTGCGGGAGGGGGAGATCGTGGCCCTTTTGGGCCGCTCGGGCGGGGGCAAGAGTACCCTCCTCCGCATCCTGGCGGGGCTCATCCCCCCGGACGCCGGGGAGGTGCGCTTCCTGGGGCGGCCCGTCCGGGGCCCGGTGGAGGGGGTGGCCATGGTGTTCCAGACCTTCGCCCTCTTCCCCTGGCTTTCCGTGCTGGAAAACGTGGCCTTGGGCCTCGAGGCCAGGGGGGTACCCCGGGAGGAGCGGCTCCAAAGGGCGCGGGAGGCCATCGCCCTCATCGGGCTTAAGGGGTTTGAGGAGGCCCTGCCCAAGGAGCTTTCCGGGGGGATGAAGCAGCGGGTGGGCTTCGCCCGGGCCTTGGTGGTGGAGCCCCTGGTCCTCCTCCTGGACGAGGCCTTTTCCGCTTTGGACCCCTTGACCGCCGAGGGCCTGCGGGGGGACCTCTTGGACCTTTGGCTTGCGGGGCGGCTTTCCACCCGGGCAGTGGTCCTGGTAACCCACAACATCGAGGAGGCGGTGGCCCTGGCCGACCGGGCCCTGGTCCTCCAGGGAAGCCCCGCCCGAGTGGGCCGGGCAATCCCCATCCGCCTCCCTTACCCCCGGGACCCCGGCGACCCCCCCTTCCGCGCCTTGGTGGAGGAGATCTACCAGGTCCTTACGGAACGGGAGGTGGTGGAGCGGCACCTGGAGGAAGAGCTCCTCCGCCTCCCCGAGGCCCCGGTGGAGCGCCTCTCGAGCCTGGCCGAGGCGATGGCGGCCCACGGGGGCCGGGTGGACCTGCCCCTTTTGGCGGAGGAGGAAGGCTTGGAGGTGGATGAGCTTTTTCCCCTGGTGGAAGCCTTAGAGCTTCTGGGTTTCGCCCGAATAGAGCGGGGCGATGTGGAACTCGACCCGGCGGGAAGGGCCTGGGCCGAAGCCACGCCCAAGGAGCGCCAGGTGATGTTCGCCGAGCACCTCCTGCGGCGCGTGCCCCTCATGGCCCGGCTCCACCGGGCGCTCCAGGAGCGCAAGGAAATCCCCGAGGAACGGGTTTTGGAGTGGCTTCGGGAACACCTGCCCGAGCCCGAGGCCAGGCGGGTCCTGGGGGTGATCCGCGAGTGGGGCCGATTTGCCGGGCTTTTGGGCTACGACGACCGCGCCCGGGTCCTGTTCCTGCCGGAAGGGGAAGCCGCCCGGCCCAACCCCGGGTAA
- a CDS encoding 6-phosphogluconolactonase yields the protein MRIEVFSSPQSALEAALAWLLSQLTRGQNGVLAGGETPLPLYRALARLAPHYTGVLLLSDERWLPPSDPGTNLQKVAQALGPLASRLLPFPLGMPPEEARDWMEQRLAPHLPLDFALLGIGEDGHTASLFPGSRALVSSRLVEVVQGSKPPPLRLTLTPQAFRGTREVLFLALGAGKRQALLRLAQGEDLPPLRVAQVAEEARLFTDQEVV from the coding sequence ATGCGGATTGAGGTCTTCTCCTCCCCCCAATCGGCCCTGGAAGCGGCCCTGGCTTGGCTCCTTTCCCAGCTCACCCGTGGCCAAAATGGGGTGCTGGCAGGGGGCGAAACCCCCCTTCCCCTGTACCGCGCCCTCGCCCGCCTGGCTCCCCACTACACGGGCGTCCTCCTCCTCTCAGACGAGCGCTGGCTCCCCCCCTCGGACCCGGGAACGAACCTCCAAAAGGTGGCGCAAGCCTTGGGCCCCTTGGCCTCCCGGCTCCTCCCCTTCCCTTTGGGCATGCCCCCGGAGGAGGCCCGGGATTGGATGGAACAGCGCCTGGCCCCCCACCTGCCTTTGGACTTTGCCCTCTTGGGCATCGGCGAGGATGGGCACACGGCGAGCCTTTTCCCGGGAAGCCGGGCCCTGGTTTCCTCCCGCTTGGTGGAGGTGGTCCAGGGCTCCAAGCCCCCTCCCCTCCGCCTCACCCTCACCCCCCAGGCCTTCCGGGGTACCCGGGAGGTCCTCTTCCTAGCCCTGGGGGCGGGCAAGCGCCAGGCCCTTCTTCGCCTCGCCCAGGGAGAGGACCTGCCTCCCTTGCGGGTGGCTCAAGTTGCGGAGGAGGCCCGGCTGTTCACCGATCAGGAGGTGGTCTAA
- a CDS encoding Rieske 2Fe-2S domain-containing protein yields MEREDPKLQSQRRLILGLIGTSVGFATLSALLVAKDLVPPASRSPDKLPPQVGDVLVYATGHNQGTPIDPQSLPLGGPFVLAYPMDPKTGTVRSGDPKNTLLALRLDPNRMAPEVKAHAAGDLLVYSAVCTHLGCIISLWHPGQEVMQCPCHGGEYNPFTDQVVAGPPPRPVPLLSVAVKGGKIVVTGTFSGPVGVQAG; encoded by the coding sequence ATGGAACGGGAAGACCCAAAGCTTCAGAGCCAACGACGGCTGATCCTAGGGCTCATCGGCACAAGCGTGGGTTTCGCCACCCTTTCCGCCCTTCTGGTGGCCAAGGACCTGGTACCCCCAGCGTCCCGGTCCCCGGACAAGTTGCCCCCCCAGGTGGGGGACGTCCTCGTCTACGCCACCGGGCACAACCAGGGCACGCCCATAGACCCGCAAAGCCTCCCCCTGGGCGGCCCCTTCGTCCTGGCCTACCCCATGGACCCCAAGACGGGAACGGTGCGGAGCGGCGACCCCAAGAACACCCTCCTCGCCCTGCGCCTGGACCCCAACCGCATGGCCCCTGAGGTCAAAGCCCACGCCGCCGGGGACCTCCTGGTGTACTCGGCGGTGTGCACCCATCTGGGCTGCATCATTAGCCTTTGGCACCCGGGCCAGGAAGTCATGCAGTGCCCCTGCCACGGCGGGGAGTACAACCCCTTTACCGACCAGGTGGTGGCAGGTCCCCCGCCGCGCCCCGTTCCCTTGCTTTCCGTGGCGGTGAAGGGCGGGAAGATCGTGGTGACGGGGACCTTCAGCGGCCCGGTGGGCGTGCAGGCGGGGTAA
- a CDS encoding c-type cytochrome, with the protein MKPPKLDTLLTIMTLVLVGLGFTSLYFAIDDLRHRIGTPQGQGPVAAGASSNAYPSLPADFPESLDQVVALGKEIFLNTKDHPLSQPYVGNNLNCTSCHLNGGTDPKGLTLVGTATAFPAYSSREKAVITLQNRIGDCFMRSMNGTLPPLGSAVMVALDAYITSLSQGMPMKMNPKSPTGPNALKPLQVDWKAADPNRGQALYQQKCAVCHGPNGEGQVGPPLWGPRSFNAGAGMANWQNLAAFIHGAMPLGNPNLTPEEARDIAAFVDSQPRPDFVLKDHLPPPTGLGVYTSKVLDETKKAGPVKP; encoded by the coding sequence ATGAAGCCCCCGAAATTGGACACGCTCCTCACCATAATGACCCTGGTTCTGGTGGGGCTTGGCTTTACCAGCCTCTACTTCGCCATAGACGACCTGCGGCATCGCATCGGCACCCCCCAGGGCCAAGGTCCCGTGGCTGCGGGCGCTTCAAGCAACGCTTATCCTTCCCTACCCGCCGACTTCCCCGAGTCCTTGGACCAGGTGGTGGCCCTGGGCAAGGAGATCTTCCTGAACACCAAGGACCATCCCCTATCCCAGCCCTACGTGGGCAACAACCTCAACTGCACCTCCTGCCACCTTAACGGGGGCACCGATCCGAAAGGGCTGACCTTGGTGGGCACCGCCACCGCTTTTCCCGCCTACTCGTCCCGGGAAAAAGCGGTGATTACCCTGCAAAACCGGATCGGGGACTGCTTCATGCGGAGCATGAACGGCACCCTGCCCCCCTTGGGCAGCGCCGTCATGGTGGCCCTCGACGCCTACATCACCTCCTTGTCCCAGGGCATGCCCATGAAAATGAACCCCAAAAGTCCCACAGGGCCCAACGCCCTCAAGCCCCTCCAGGTGGACTGGAAGGCGGCTGACCCCAACCGCGGCCAGGCGCTTTACCAGCAAAAGTGCGCTGTCTGCCACGGGCCAAACGGGGAGGGGCAGGTGGGGCCGCCCCTGTGGGGCCCGCGCTCGTTCAACGCCGGGGCGGGCATGGCCAACTGGCAGAACCTGGCCGCCTTCATCCACGGGGCCATGCCCCTGGGCAACCCCAACCTGACCCCGGAGGAGGCCCGGGACATCGCCGCCTTCGTGGACAGCCAGCCCCGCCCGGACTTCGTCCTGAAGGACCACCTACCACCCCCCACCGGGCTAGGGGTGTACACCTCCAAGGTGTTGGACGAAACCAAAAAGGCAGGACCGGTGAAGCCATGA
- a CDS encoding ABC transporter permease subunit: MVPLLRQRPNRYDLLALGVTLALLALLLRASQEAAGPLAPQAVSLNPAHLPEYALRTAFRMGLALALSTLFTLLYAPLAAKTRLEALLVALLDILQSVPVLGFLAATVGAFAALFPGRALGFELAAVFAVFTSQAWNMAFSFYQSLKTVPRELDEAARLFRLTPWQRFLRLEVPFALPGLVYNAMMSMSGGWFFVVASEAIAVGKTEVDLPGIGSYMAVALAQGNLAALGLAALAMLGVILLYDQLLFRPLVAWSQRFKYEDRPAHEPARSWVLDLLRRTRAARRLAEAGATWVLEGLLHFERRFRASRPVSLPLWPLYLLLSLFAAWGLMALLAALRPLGLAEVGHVLYLGFLTLLRVLGIMLLATLVWVPVGILLGQRPRLAARVQAFLQFLAAFPANLLYPFFAYLLLRFHLSLEVFSAFLMALGTQWYILFNALAGSMAVPEDLKEAAKSFGLRGWALWRRLLLPASFPYLVTGLITASGGTWNASIVAEVVAWRGHTLEATGLGSYIARWTLEEGQGPHLLLGIAVMSLYVVALNRLLWRRLYRLAEERFRL; encoded by the coding sequence ATGGTACCCCTCCTCCGCCAGCGGCCCAACCGCTACGACCTCCTGGCCTTGGGCGTCACCCTGGCCCTTTTGGCCCTCCTCCTCCGCGCCTCCCAGGAGGCGGCTGGCCCCCTCGCCCCCCAGGCCGTCTCCTTGAACCCTGCCCACCTGCCGGAATACGCCCTGCGCACCGCCTTTCGCATGGGGCTCGCCTTGGCCCTTTCCACCCTCTTCACCCTGCTCTACGCCCCTTTGGCGGCCAAGACCCGCCTCGAGGCCCTCCTGGTGGCCCTTTTGGACATTCTCCAATCCGTTCCCGTCCTCGGCTTCCTGGCGGCCACGGTGGGGGCCTTCGCCGCCCTATTTCCTGGGAGGGCCTTGGGCTTTGAGCTGGCGGCGGTCTTCGCCGTCTTCACCTCCCAAGCCTGGAACATGGCCTTCAGCTTCTACCAGTCCCTCAAAACCGTGCCCCGGGAGCTGGACGAGGCGGCGAGGCTTTTCCGCCTCACGCCTTGGCAACGCTTCCTGCGGCTGGAGGTGCCCTTCGCCCTGCCCGGCCTGGTCTACAACGCCATGATGTCCATGTCGGGGGGCTGGTTCTTCGTGGTAGCCTCGGAGGCCATCGCCGTGGGGAAGACCGAGGTAGACCTGCCGGGCATCGGCTCGTACATGGCGGTAGCCCTGGCCCAGGGAAACCTGGCCGCCCTGGGCCTCGCCGCCTTGGCCATGCTGGGGGTCATCCTCCTTTACGACCAGCTCCTGTTCCGGCCCCTGGTGGCCTGGAGCCAGCGCTTCAAGTACGAGGACCGCCCCGCCCACGAACCGGCGCGAAGCTGGGTTCTGGACCTCCTGCGGCGCACCCGGGCGGCGCGCCGCCTGGCGGAGGCCGGGGCCACCTGGGTCTTGGAGGGCCTCCTTCACTTCGAGCGCCGCTTCCGGGCCTCCCGGCCCGTATCCCTTCCCCTTTGGCCCCTTTACCTCCTCTTAAGCCTTTTCGCCGCCTGGGGCCTCATGGCCCTCCTCGCCGCCCTGCGGCCCTTGGGCCTGGCGGAGGTGGGGCATGTCCTCTACCTGGGGTTCCTTACCCTCCTTAGGGTGCTCGGGATCATGCTCCTGGCCACCCTGGTCTGGGTTCCCGTGGGGATCCTCCTCGGCCAAAGGCCCCGGCTCGCCGCGCGGGTGCAGGCCTTCTTGCAGTTCCTCGCCGCCTTTCCCGCCAACCTCCTCTACCCTTTTTTCGCCTATCTGCTCCTTCGCTTCCACCTCTCCCTGGAGGTGTTCTCCGCTTTCCTCATGGCCCTGGGCACCCAGTGGTACATCCTCTTCAACGCCCTGGCCGGGAGCATGGCGGTGCCGGAGGACCTAAAGGAAGCGGCCAAGAGCTTTGGGCTACGGGGCTGGGCCCTTTGGCGGCGCCTCCTCCTCCCCGCCAGCTTCCCCTATCTGGTCACCGGCCTCATCACCGCAAGCGGTGGCACCTGGAACGCCTCCATCGTGGCCGAGGTGGTGGCGTGGCGCGGCCATACCCTGGAGGCCACGGGCCTGGGGAGCTACATCGCCCGCTGGACCCTGGAGGAGGGCCAAGGGCCCCACCTCCTCCTGGGGATCGCCGTGATGAGCCTTTACGTGGTGGCCCTAAACCGCCTCCTCTGGCGGCGGCTGTACCGCCTGGCGGAGGAGCGCTTCCGGCTTTAA
- a CDS encoding glucose-6-phosphate dehydrogenase, with amino-acid sequence MRNGEPIHLVVLGITGDLSRRLLFPSLVALHQAGRLPRLQILGVGAEPWSLDAVQEHLESFLRRRNGVDLRAWEELKGWIAYRQAEISTQGLGFLRGLPGPALFYLALPPALFPKAARALGVLGLGRERTGWRRVVVEKPFGTDLASAQALNRLLHRYFREEQVLRMDHFVGKYAVQNLLHLRRENPSLEALFSRQGAAYVEITYAESLGLEGRARYYEGTGALRDMLQNHLMQLLALVAMDPPARLEGSSLRAARAEALRALLPADPQNAVRGQYQGYQEEDGVAPASRTETYAALRLTSQAPRWLGVPFYLRSGKRLAQGLGHITLFLHPSPEGRRGRLLFRLKPTVALELTLLGPGNREETLEFRLGPEPEFSAYEELLLAALAGDLTFFPSEAEVEEAWRVVDPVLRAWRRGTPQVYPQGSEGPSLEGFLLPGHSLLPIGGGS; translated from the coding sequence ATGAGGAACGGAGAGCCCATCCACCTGGTGGTCCTGGGCATCACAGGCGACCTTTCCCGGAGGCTACTCTTCCCCTCCCTGGTGGCGCTGCACCAGGCGGGGCGGCTCCCGCGGCTCCAGATCCTTGGGGTGGGGGCCGAACCCTGGAGCCTCGATGCGGTGCAGGAGCATCTGGAAAGCTTTCTGCGCCGCCGGAACGGGGTGGATCTCAGGGCGTGGGAAGAGCTCAAGGGCTGGATCGCCTACCGCCAAGCCGAGATCTCCACCCAGGGCCTGGGATTTCTCCGGGGCCTTCCAGGCCCCGCCCTCTTCTACCTGGCCCTCCCCCCTGCCCTCTTCCCCAAGGCGGCGCGGGCCCTGGGGGTCTTAGGCTTGGGCCGGGAGCGTACGGGCTGGCGCCGGGTGGTGGTGGAAAAGCCCTTTGGCACGGACCTCGCCTCCGCCCAAGCGCTCAACCGCCTCCTCCACCGCTACTTCCGGGAGGAGCAGGTGCTCCGCATGGACCATTTTGTGGGCAAGTACGCCGTGCAAAACCTCCTTCACCTGCGGAGGGAAAACCCTAGCCTCGAGGCGCTCTTCAGCCGCCAAGGTGCCGCTTACGTGGAGATCACCTACGCCGAAAGCCTGGGGCTAGAGGGAAGGGCCCGTTACTACGAGGGGACGGGGGCCCTGCGGGATATGCTCCAAAACCACCTGATGCAACTCCTGGCCCTGGTGGCCATGGACCCCCCGGCTCGGCTGGAAGGAAGCTCCCTACGGGCGGCCCGAGCCGAGGCCCTAAGGGCCTTGCTCCCCGCCGACCCCCAGAATGCGGTGCGAGGACAGTACCAGGGTTATCAGGAGGAGGATGGCGTGGCCCCCGCCTCCCGGACAGAAACCTACGCCGCCTTGCGCCTTACCTCCCAGGCCCCCCGTTGGCTCGGAGTGCCCTTCTACCTGCGAAGCGGCAAGCGGCTTGCCCAAGGGCTTGGCCACATCACCCTCTTCCTGCACCCCTCACCAGAGGGGCGGCGGGGAAGGCTCCTGTTCCGGCTCAAACCCACCGTAGCCCTGGAGCTCACCCTCCTGGGCCCTGGGAACCGGGAGGAAACCCTGGAGTTCCGCCTAGGCCCTGAGCCGGAGTTTAGCGCCTACGAGGAGCTTCTCCTGGCCGCCTTAGCGGGGGACCTCACCTTCTTCCCTTCGGAGGCGGAGGTGGAAGAGGCGTGGCGGGTGGTGGACCCGGTGCTTCGGGCCTGGCGTAGGGGAACACCCCAGGTCTACCCCCAAGGAAGCGAGGGGCCTAGCCTCGAGGGATTCCTCCTCCCTGGCCACAGCCTCCTCCCCATAGGGGGTGGCTCATGA
- a CDS encoding DUF1634 domain-containing protein, producing MRGREILLAWTLRLGVLLAAALLALGGLGHLGWLPLGPRFAETLAWAGLYVLVLTPVTRVALSALLFAEEGDWTFVAITLFVLTVLLLTLFGLL from the coding sequence GTGAGGGGACGGGAGATCCTCCTTGCGTGGACGCTCCGCTTGGGAGTGCTCCTGGCCGCGGCGCTTTTGGCCCTGGGGGGGCTTGGACACCTGGGATGGCTCCCGCTCGGCCCCCGCTTTGCGGAAACCTTGGCCTGGGCGGGCCTTTACGTCCTCGTCCTCACCCCCGTGACCCGGGTCGCCCTTTCCGCCCTCCTCTTCGCCGAGGAGGGGGACTGGACCTTCGTGGCCATCACCCTTTTCGTGCTAACGGTCCTCCTCCTAACCCTCTTCGGGCTCCTATGA
- a CDS encoding sulfite exporter TauE/SafE family protein, whose translation MDPLPFTLGVFGGSFLAGLLGSLTGLGGGVVLVPLLVLVFGVDLHHALGASLVSVIATSSGAAAAYVREGYINLRLGMFLEMATTLGALLGASLLGVLPKAWVSVLFGLVLLHAAYLSYRSRHQDHPVPPHASHPLASRLRLPGRYPGAGGEVAYGVRALPQGFLLMGVAGALSGLLGIGSGALKVLAMDRVMGLPYKVSTTTSNFMIGVTAAASAGLYFRRGYVDPWVAFPVVLGVLMGAFWGARLLPGTPTPRLRLVFALTIAALGVEMVLQGVRG comes from the coding sequence ATGGACCCCCTCCCTTTCACCCTTGGCGTATTCGGGGGAAGCTTTTTGGCGGGGCTTTTGGGAAGCCTCACCGGCCTGGGGGGCGGGGTGGTGCTGGTCCCCCTTTTGGTGCTGGTCTTTGGGGTGGACCTGCACCACGCCCTGGGAGCCTCGTTGGTTTCCGTCATCGCCACCAGCAGCGGGGCCGCCGCAGCCTACGTTCGGGAAGGGTACATCAACCTGCGGTTAGGCATGTTCCTAGAGATGGCCACCACCTTGGGGGCCCTCTTGGGGGCGAGCCTGCTAGGGGTGTTGCCCAAGGCCTGGGTTTCCGTCCTCTTCGGGCTCGTCCTTCTCCACGCTGCGTACCTCTCCTACCGCTCCCGGCACCAGGACCACCCGGTCCCACCCCACGCCTCCCATCCCCTGGCCTCGAGGCTCCGGCTTCCCGGCCGCTACCCCGGCGCTGGCGGCGAGGTGGCCTACGGGGTGCGCGCCCTGCCCCAGGGCTTCCTCCTCATGGGAGTGGCCGGCGCCCTTTCGGGGCTACTGGGCATCGGCTCCGGGGCCCTTAAGGTGTTGGCCATGGACCGGGTCATGGGCCTGCCCTATAAGGTTTCCACCACCACCTCCAACTTCATGATCGGGGTGACGGCGGCGGCCAGCGCCGGGCTTTACTTCCGCCGGGGCTACGTGGACCCCTGGGTGGCCTTCCCCGTGGTGCTTGGGGTCCTAATGGGCGCCTTTTGGGGAGCCCGCCTCCTGCCCGGTACCCCCACACCCAGGCTCCGGCTGGTCTTCGCCCTGACCATCGCCGCCTTGGGAGTAGAAATGGTCCTCCAGGGGGTGAGGGGGTGA
- a CDS encoding glycoside hydrolase family 15 protein: MEAFGKPGIPPTWSSSAKDWVGTALGRSRVWYTLGRGILNEVYWPATGMPQMRDLGFIVAGDGFWVEVKRANRYRLLAEPLRPEVKVVHEGEGYRLALTFLPDPERDALLIAYDLEGVGLRLYPLLAPHLGGTGHGNAAWVEEGALLAAKTGHALALVGPFARGSAGYVGFSDGWQDFARHGRMTWAFPKAEDGNVALMGELAEAKGVLALAFAPSPEGALTLAKAALAEGLEAIQTRAERAWEAAQSVSLPGADGELKREALVSYHVLQVHADRTFKGALVASLSVPWGNTRDDLGGYHLVWTRDAVEAAFALLALDRAEEAQGILAYLAATQARDGHWPQNFFPDGRPYWQGVQLDEAALPLLLALRMKEGGHLGTLNGVARRMARQAAAYLAREGPVSPQDRWEENPGLSPFTLALTIAALAGAALYGFLEGEEAEYALSLADCWNARVEEWCYVEGTALDQAHGTQGHYVRLAPPGPLGPRGRVFLANRGGESLEVGALLGLEFLWLVRLGLREPHDPRVLDTLKLVDALLRVELPTGVFYHRYPEDGYGEHEDGRPFDGTGRGRAWPLLTGERGLQAWLMGEDPEPYLRSMARGTGPGGLIPEQVWDAPGIPERNLFPGKPSGSAMPLVWAHAEYLKLYLAWAQGEGPVERLGRVAERYLRGAKPRVRHFRSEVPLTFLNEGERLLVEARQPFRLHLGVDGWKEVQDLDSVPLPFGLHGVLVDLEDHAELNFTLYYPEEGRWEGKDYRVQRR, from the coding sequence ATGGAAGCCTTTGGGAAACCCGGCATTCCCCCCACGTGGTCCAGCAGCGCCAAGGACTGGGTAGGAACCGCCTTGGGGCGAAGCCGGGTATGGTACACCCTGGGAAGGGGCATCCTCAACGAGGTGTACTGGCCCGCCACGGGCATGCCCCAGATGCGGGACCTCGGGTTTATCGTGGCTGGGGATGGTTTCTGGGTGGAGGTGAAGCGGGCGAACCGCTACCGGCTCCTGGCCGAGCCCCTCCGGCCCGAAGTCAAGGTGGTCCACGAGGGGGAGGGGTATCGCCTTGCGCTTACCTTCCTGCCCGACCCCGAGCGGGACGCCCTCCTCATCGCCTATGACCTGGAAGGCGTTGGGCTCAGGCTCTACCCGCTTTTGGCCCCCCATCTGGGCGGAACGGGACACGGGAACGCCGCTTGGGTGGAGGAAGGGGCGCTCCTGGCAGCCAAGACGGGACACGCCCTGGCCTTGGTAGGCCCCTTCGCCCGGGGGAGCGCTGGGTACGTGGGCTTCTCGGACGGCTGGCAGGACTTCGCCCGCCACGGCCGGATGACCTGGGCCTTCCCCAAGGCGGAGGACGGCAACGTGGCCCTGATGGGAGAGCTGGCGGAGGCCAAGGGCGTGCTGGCCCTGGCCTTCGCCCCAAGCCCCGAGGGCGCCCTGACCCTGGCCAAAGCCGCCCTGGCGGAAGGGCTCGAGGCCATCCAGACCCGAGCCGAGCGGGCCTGGGAAGCGGCCCAAAGCGTTTCCCTCCCCGGGGCAGATGGGGAGCTCAAGCGGGAGGCTCTCGTTTCCTACCATGTCCTACAAGTGCACGCAGACCGGACCTTCAAGGGAGCCCTGGTGGCGAGCCTCTCGGTACCCTGGGGCAACACCCGGGACGACCTCGGGGGGTACCACCTGGTCTGGACCCGGGATGCGGTGGAGGCGGCCTTCGCCCTCCTGGCCCTGGACCGGGCAGAGGAGGCCCAAGGGATCCTGGCCTACCTGGCCGCCACCCAGGCCCGGGACGGCCACTGGCCCCAGAACTTTTTCCCTGACGGGAGGCCCTACTGGCAGGGGGTGCAGCTGGACGAAGCCGCGCTTCCCCTCCTCCTGGCCCTGCGGATGAAGGAGGGAGGCCACCTGGGAACCCTGAACGGGGTGGCCCGCCGTATGGCCAGGCAAGCCGCCGCCTACCTGGCCCGGGAGGGCCCCGTGAGCCCCCAGGACCGCTGGGAGGAAAACCCCGGGCTTTCCCCCTTCACCCTGGCCCTGACCATCGCCGCCTTGGCGGGGGCCGCCCTTTACGGGTTCCTGGAGGGAGAAGAGGCGGAGTATGCCCTCTCCTTGGCCGACTGTTGGAACGCCAGGGTGGAGGAGTGGTGCTACGTGGAGGGTACGGCCCTGGACCAGGCCCACGGGACCCAGGGCCACTACGTGCGCCTGGCGCCGCCCGGTCCCCTGGGGCCTAGGGGCCGGGTGTTCCTGGCCAACCGAGGGGGGGAGAGCCTCGAGGTGGGGGCGCTCCTTGGCCTGGAGTTCCTCTGGCTGGTGCGCTTGGGCCTAAGGGAACCCCACGACCCACGGGTCCTGGACACCCTCAAGCTGGTGGACGCCCTTTTGCGCGTGGAACTCCCCACCGGGGTCTTCTACCACCGCTACCCGGAGGACGGCTACGGAGAGCACGAGGATGGACGACCCTTTGACGGCACCGGCCGGGGCCGGGCCTGGCCCCTCCTCACGGGGGAACGGGGCCTGCAGGCGTGGCTCATGGGGGAAGACCCCGAGCCCTACTTGAGGAGCATGGCCCGGGGAACCGGCCCCGGAGGTCTCATCCCGGAACAGGTTTGGGACGCCCCGGGCATTCCCGAGCGGAACCTCTTTCCGGGCAAACCCTCGGGCAGCGCCATGCCCTTGGTCTGGGCCCACGCCGAGTACCTAAAGCTCTACCTGGCCTGGGCGCAGGGGGAGGGGCCGGTGGAGCGGCTGGGGCGGGTGGCCGAGCGCTACCTCCGGGGGGCGAAGCCCCGGGTACGCCACTTCCGTTCCGAGGTCCCCTTGACCTTCTTGAACGAAGGGGAGCGGCTTTTAGTGGAGGCGCGCCAACCCTTCCGGCTCCACCTAGGGGTAGACGGGTGGAAGGAGGTGCAGGACCTGGACTCCGTACCCCTGCCCTTCGGCCTCCACGGGGTCTTGGTGGACCTCGAGGACCACGCCGAGCTCAACTTCACCCTGTACTACCCCGAGGAAGGGCGTTGGGAGGGCAAGGATTACCGCGTGCAACGGAGGTGA
- a CDS encoding NADP-dependent phosphogluconate dehydrogenase, protein MMGLLGLGRMGLGMARRWSGAGLPVLGYDPDPAARARAANGGVPVADSLAELLSRLPPPRNLWLMVPANGVEEALEALKPQLAPGDLVVDGGNSPYWQSQRRGHELAALGVGFLDVGVSGGLFGEEEGYGLMVGGERALVERILPYLQALAPEGGFVHAGTLGAGHYAKMVHNGIEYALMEAYAEGIELLAAAQEELDLDPQAVVGAWRRGTIVRSFLLDRFAEVLAGDLAVEPLVADSGEGRWAVEEALRRGLPVPALAQALFARWESQGKASLRYRLLALVRRAFGGHPVRRQDAD, encoded by the coding sequence ATGATGGGGCTCCTCGGTCTCGGCCGCATGGGGTTGGGCATGGCCCGCCGCTGGAGCGGGGCAGGCCTTCCCGTCCTGGGGTACGACCCCGATCCGGCAGCCCGGGCTAGAGCCGCAAACGGGGGCGTTCCTGTGGCGGATAGCCTGGCCGAACTCCTCTCCCGGCTTCCTCCACCCCGCAACCTCTGGCTCATGGTGCCCGCAAACGGGGTGGAGGAGGCCCTAGAGGCCCTCAAACCCCAGCTTGCCCCCGGGGATCTGGTGGTGGATGGGGGGAATTCCCCCTACTGGCAGAGCCAGCGCCGGGGCCACGAGCTCGCCGCTTTGGGCGTGGGGTTTTTGGACGTGGGGGTTTCGGGGGGCCTGTTCGGGGAGGAGGAGGGCTACGGCCTGATGGTGGGAGGGGAAAGGGCGCTGGTGGAGCGCATCCTGCCCTACCTCCAAGCCCTGGCGCCCGAGGGAGGCTTCGTGCACGCGGGAACGCTGGGGGCAGGCCACTACGCCAAGATGGTCCACAACGGGATCGAGTACGCCCTCATGGAGGCTTACGCCGAGGGAATCGAGCTTTTGGCCGCGGCCCAGGAGGAGCTGGACTTGGATCCCCAGGCGGTGGTGGGTGCGTGGCGCCGGGGTACCATCGTGCGCTCCTTCCTTCTGGACCGTTTTGCCGAGGTCCTGGCGGGCGATTTGGCGGTGGAGCCCTTGGTGGCGGACTCCGGGGAGGGCCGCTGGGCCGTGGAGGAGGCCTTGCGCCGTGGCCTTCCCGTGCCCGCCTTGGCCCAGGCCCTCTTCGCCCGCTGGGAAAGCCAAGGTAAAGCCTCGTTGCGCTACCGCCTCCTGGCCTTGGTGCGGCGGGCCTTTGGGGGGCATCCGGTGCGGAGGCAGGATGCGGATTGA